One Abyssisolibacter fermentans genomic window, CTCCTATTCTCTTAATAATGATAATAACATTTCCTTTAATATGCTTGCTCTTAAGTAGTTTCTATACTCAGGCATAATATTTAAAGCTCTGTCACACAAAATTGCTTTCATCAAGTTACATTCTCTATGTGTTATTACTGATTGATCTATTAAATTATCAATAATTCTGTAAGCATTGTCTTTAGTAATTGAGTTTCCTATTTTATTTAATATTACATCTTGAATATTTTTATTATTATTAATATTAACCTTCACAATCTTTATATACCCACCACCACCTCTTCGGCTTTCAATATAATAACCTCTATCATTAGTAAATCGTGTAGATAGTACATAATTGATTTGCGACGAGGCACAGTTAAATCTCTGTGCTAAATGATTTCTTTGTATTTCAACAGAATTTTTATTTGTTTCTGAAAGTAAAGCTTTAATGAAAGTCTCGATAGTATCACTAATTTTTGTCATTAAATCACCTCTTTCGACTTTGACTTTCTTTGACCTTTATAATATTTTATATCCAATTTCAATAAATTTCAAACATTTTTAATATATTCTTTAATTATATTATTACACCATTTTAAACTTAGGATTATCTAAAAAC contains:
- a CDS encoding CtsR family transcriptional regulator, whose amino-acid sequence is MTKISDTIETFIKALLSETNKNSVEIQRNHLAQRFNCASSQINYVLSTRFTNDRGYYIESRRGGGGYIKIVKVNINNNKNIQDVILNKIGNSITKDNAYRIIDNLIDQSVITHRECNLMKAILCDRALNIMPEYRNYLRASILKEMLLSLLRE